The Lacerta agilis isolate rLacAgi1 chromosome 16, rLacAgi1.pri, whole genome shotgun sequence genomic sequence TGTGTGCCATGTCTTGGGGGGCTCCTCAATATTTTGTCCAAGTTGGCCCCCCTGTTCCCAGtagtctttgggggaagtgatGTGTATGGTATGTCTCTGCCCAGTGTTAAAGAGTTTTGCTCCAGGTACAACAAACGTCTTTTCCCTCTCTTGacatccttcttccttcttccacagCTGAGCCATGGCAACTCCATCGAGGAAGCCCACCCAGGCCCCTGGCCTGCGTTCCTCCCTGAACTCTGAGTCATCGTCACCGGCCCACGGTCCTTCCAGCCGCCGCCGCTCGGATGCCGGTTCCACCAGGGGTCCCCTGCTTCGCAAACAGGCCTCGGCCTCCTCCCTCCGCCCTGAGGGACAAGCTTGGTGCCGCCGCTCGGAATCCGTCCCCGAACCAGACCCAATCCTGCTCTCTCTGGTGCAGGCCTTGGCCCACACAGGCATCCCGCTTTCTGAGGCAGGCTTCTTTGAGGCTCTCATCATGCGCCCGCTGGGCGTGAGGCGCTCGCTCCCATCCGTGGGCCAGCTCCACCGCAGCGTTCTCCCGGCCTTGCGGCGGCACCATAAGTCAGGTCTCCGGCAGGTTCTCCACCACCGCGATACTTTTGTCTTCCTTCATGAGGCGACGACAGGGGACGGGCGGGCCATCCTTGGCATCTCCGTCCTGCCTCTCGACAGGCCTGGGCAGTCTCCGCTGCTCCTCGGTGTGGAGTTCTTGGAGCAGCTGAGCCACCATTTGGTGGCCCGGGCTGTTGCGGGCGTTTTGAGCGAAGGGCATGTCTTGTTCCACAGGGTGCTGGCTGTGGTCACTTCTGGGAATGCCCACATGATCCAAGCCTTTGCTGCCAACGGGATTCTGGGCACGGTGTTGCCCACTGCCCTTCACATCCCCTGCCTGGTGCACCAGCTGGAGCTAGTGATGGAGCTGTGGCCAGATAAGTTGGAAAGGCTGGTTTCTGTGCTGCACCTCCTGGAGGACACATTCGGGCGGCAGGCTGCCCTGCGCCACCGTTACGAGCTGTTCCTGAGAGAGCGCGGCCTGGCACTCTCCCTGCCCGTTCCCAGTAGGTGGACTGGGCCAGAGGCCTGGCTGGAGAGGGCTGTTGTCATCGCAGAACATCTCCCCATCCTGATGGAGTTCGTGGCAGCCGATGAAGAAGAGGGTGCCGCCATGGCCAAACTGCAGGCGCTCCTTGGGTCAGGCAGTGAGGAGTTGGTGGCAGAGGCCACCTTTGCAGCGGAGCACGGGGCAGTCCTCCTGAGCACGGTGCAGTTCCTGCACAAGGTGGGGGAGCCATTAGCGCACCGGGCCTATGGCGAGCTGGAGGCCTTGCGCATTGCCTTCTCCTACCACTTGGACACGGGGTTTGGGCCAAACACCAGGAACCAGCTAGCCCTGTGCCAGCCTCGTCTCGCATCGCAGTTCCGCGAGGTCCTGGCTTGCAGCCTCGCCCGCCTGGAGCACTTGCTCAGCTCCCACCCCGCAGTGCCCACGTTGAAGGCCGTCCGGGCCCTTGACCCCAAGCAGGTGGGCGCTGTGGGCTGGAGCCAGCTGCAGCAGGAGCAGGTGATCCCTGGGCTGGCAGAGGTGGCAGAGGTGGAGTGGTTCCGCTACCAACGCCTGGCGCAGGCGGCTCCTGCAAATGTCTCCCTGCCTCAGTGGTGGGAGGCGCAAACTGAGCAGCTCCCCACCCTGAGCCCCCTGGCCCGACAGTACCTCTGGCTGCCACTCTGCATGCCCAAGTCCCCTTTCCTCCCAGGAGATGTACTGAGTCGAGCGGGTGCCGAGGAGGGTTTCACAGACGAGAGTGTTTGCCTGTGGCGCATGCTCAGGTATAACCGCAACCTCTGTTAGCTGGCGACCTCCACCTTTTGTCTAATTCTTTCCACTGACCTTGAGTCCCGTTTTGAACAGCATTGAGAACCCAATTTCACCTCTAGAGTCACAGCCCCTCTCTTACTCTCTCTCTTTCATCCATGGAGCACTTGACTTGTTAACTAGAACAGAAGCCACAATCTTGTACGGCAATAAAGCATTTAAGATCTGCATTGAAATGTTTTGTCCTCCTTGCTTTCTTTAAGGAGATGCTGGGAGCATCTGGTATCTGTGATGCAATGTGAGAAACTTTGAGCATTGTCAGCAAGAGGCGGGTACAGAAGTCCATCCCAAAAAGGGCCCTGATCCAGATCTCCCAGAAGCAATGCCACGTACCTGGCAACATCAAGGAGGGTAAAAGCtcctcaggttttttttccagTGCAATCATAGAGTCATAAAtgtgtagagttgggagggaccatgagagtcatctagtcaagAGTGTAGCTCAGCCTAATCCTGAAATTTCACGTACTGTATGTAGTTCTAGCCAGTTTGATTTTGAGGTACTTCTAGCTATGGGCATATGGGCAGCAGAAAGTGTTGCTCCAGTgtccatattttttttgggggggagaggggggtctTGAGCCCACGGCTCCCATCTCTGCTTACCTGCTTCCTCTGCTAAAAAGTAAAATTGCATTTAAAGCAGGCTGAACACCGGCAAAGAAGTATTATCAGTGGGAGACAATTAAATCATATGCAGAATTTTAAGAACAAAAAATTCTAGGTatccaaaagaataaaaaaaaatcctcccaaaTTTGGATTTATTGCAAGAAGGGGGAAACACTGGAATATGTGGGGTAATGATCTCTTGATGCAATGTGCCCTATAACCTCTCCACAATCTTTGTGCAAAGatttggtttttttcccccattgCTGTTCGTTTTTGGTAATCATGCTGACATTAAAattggtttgtttgggtttttttttataagtcaTCCAGCTTATTGGAGCAGCACAATATTCTTCCCTTTTTTTATCACCTTCTACCagccagagaagcagcagctggagggaggTTGCTTCTCTCTCTACCCTGCTTCCAACTAAGAAGCTGCTTCAGTTGCCAGCTGACCTGGGCCTATGGAGCTCAAAGGGGAGCCCCCTGGTCACATCCATTGGCCAGGGGAGTAAGCGGACTGTGTGTCCCTGTGTGTCCCTGTGCGTAAATTGTAGAATTTTGTATTACCTCCTTGCAAGTCTTCTTCCTTATCCTGTGGTAGCAAGTCAGGATATACACCTGCAAAATGAAGGAAATCGCATCTTATATCACCACTGCTTTACCTGTGCTAGCCTGGATGTAGTCATTGTATATTGATGCAGCTGCTCTATtctggggggaaggggaggcagctgTCATGCTCTCTCACCACCCTGCCCTGCCAAACGcaggatgcattttttttttttaaagaacaaagctTTCACTCTGAGTGGCATGCTTAGTTCAAAGATAAAAggatcattaaaggtaaagggacctctgaccatcaggtccagtcgtgtccgactctggggttgcggcgctcatctcgctctataggccaagggagccggcgtttgtccacagacagcttccgggtcatgtggccagcatgacaaagccgcttctggcgaaccagagcagcgcacggaaacgccgtttaccttcccgctggagcggtccctatttatctacttgcacttttatgtgctttcgaactgctaggtgggcaggagctgggaccgagtaacgggagctcaccccgtggcagggattcgaaccgccgaccttctgatcagcaagccctagggactctgtggtttaacccacagcgccacctgggtcccaaaagGATCATTAGGCaagggcaaaactaggctttatttcacccaggtcagaGACCCAGTTGGGCACCCCCTTGCTTGCATACACATctgtgtaaaaaaggtaaaggacccctggatggttaagtccagtcaaaggtgactggggttgcggtgctcatctcgctttcaggccgagggagccggaatttgtccacagacagctttctgggtcatgtggccagcatgactaaaccgcttctggtgcaacggaacatcgtgatggaaaccagagagcacggaaacaccatttaccttcccgccgcagcggtacctatttatctacttgcactggtatgctttcaaactgctaggttggcagaaactgggatagagcaacgggagctcaccctgttgtgtggatttgaactgccgaccttctggtcggcaagcccatgaggctcagtggtttagaccacagcgccatccgcatcccgCTCACATTTGTTCTACCTGTGATTGCCATATCCCTTGAAAATTATCTGCTGAATCTATAAATCTCCTCCACTTAAAAGCCTTGTGATTGAGGTGAGATACAGATTTTTGACCAGTGGTCTTAGACCTGCGATAGCCCTTCCATACATGCTTACCATTACTTGCCATTAAACAAGAATGTGCTAGCTACATGTGTTATCTTCAAGTGCTGAACAAGGTCTGCATGAACCAGCCATCTAGTCCCTGAAGCGCCACTAATTCTACAGACTTACCTGCAACTAAGAGCAGAAAAGACGCTAGGAACAGAATCCTGGGCATCTTGAAGGGGAGCGGGAGTTTCTCTAGCTCTCTGCATCAATTCAATTTCTTTATATATGCATCTCACACAATGGTTGCAGCAACACCCTCTGACATTAAGCATCTGTTTAATTGCATCATTTCTGGACGGTAGTCTCTTCGCATCGCTGCGTCTTATTTCCATCTGCTCACCTGGCAAATGGTCTATAATCCTGAGATGCTCCCTGACATGACGGACAATGGTTTCAGGTGTTGCAGCAGGTacaaacagttcattaaaatcaaattaaagcaGGGTCATTGGTCCTCTGGCAGGACAGCTTGTTCAAAGGTCAGTTATTTTGGATCAGGTGATGGATTATTCCTTGTTTCTCTGGCTGGCACGCAACCAAGGGATTCCCAAGCCACAGTAATTAACGGACGCCAGTTCTAGGCTCCAAAtgtgtggcacagtggtttaattATGATAATCGCCCTTGGGTTCTGCCTGAGCTTGGGGCAGGGGTTCAAATCCACCTTCCAGTGGATGTGGGACAAATCATAGTTTGCATGTGGAGTGTGTGCATAATACCTCTGGTATCTACAGTTTAAAGACCTACATATATATGAAGCTACACTGCTAGTCTCTGAGCcagaggtgggggacctgtggctccccagctgttgctgaactacaactcccttatccctattggccatgctcactggggctgatgggagcatcTGAAGGGTCAAATGTTCCCGATACTTGCCCTAAGCCTAGTATTGTCCCTTCTGACCCTGGGGTCCTTCTCATTCCTGCTACGTGAGCTCCTTTTAAGATTGAAGGGCTGAAATTTGGACCtcctgggtggcactgtgggttaaatcacagagcgcagggcttgccgatcagaaggtcggcagttcgaatccctgtgacggggtgagctctcattgctcggtccctgctcctgcccacctagcaattcgaaagcacgttaaagtgcaagtagataaatcggtaccgctctggtgggaaggtaaacggcgtttctgtgtgctgtgctggttcgccagaagcggcttagtcatgctggccacatgacccggaagctgtacgctggctccctcggccaataaagcaagatgagcgccgcaaccccagagtcgtccgcgactggacctaatggtcagggatccctttacctttacctatgtgcaAAAAAATGTGCTCTCTATCTCGCTTTCTCACTCTGAGCTACAATCTCTCCCATGTTGTGAAGCTAGAAAAGACTCCCTTGGCTTCTGAAGAGCTGCCGCCAATCAGATTGGGAATTTAACCTGCAttcgttttggactacaactcccattactcCTAATCATCGGCCATGTTGGCTGCAGAAGATGGGGGAGGGGTTGTAGTTTGCCACATGTGGACTATGGCAACTTCATACCTTCTTGAATATACCGGTAAGTGGACCTGGCTTGAGGTTAATTTATGTGGCTTCCTGTCACAGGACTTGGCTCCTACCAACAACTTGAAACTCATAGTTATTCCAGGTCTCTCTATTTCAATCTTCACTAAATGCTCTCACCCCAAAAGATACTAATGTGCGTATATCTGACTCCTTTTGCTAGAGCAAAATGTCCCTTGCATCACCCTTTTATGTTTTGGCTGGGCAGGTACCCAGATCTTTGCCATTTTGCAAAGGGACACCACCTGGCTACAATTCAGTCTTGCCAAATGTTAAAGGTAATGCATGCCTAATGAACCAATATACTTTAAATAATCCACCGCTACGTGATTTAATGCTCTGGTAAACAGATCACTTTTATCTTGATAACCTAATCAAAGCAgtacattttttaatttaaaaaaaaaacacaccaggcACTGTGTATTGAGAAAGTTGGGAGTGTCACAGAAAAGGAGAGTTTATGATGCCATCtagcagaaggaaaggagaagcgGGCGGAG encodes the following:
- the LOC117061059 gene encoding uncharacterized protein LOC117061059 — its product is MATPSRKPTQAPGLRSSLNSESSSPAHGPSSRRRSDAGSTRGPLLRKQASASSLRPEGQAWCRRSESVPEPDPILLSLVQALAHTGIPLSEAGFFEALIMRPLGVRRSLPSVGQLHRSVLPALRRHHKSGLRQVLHHRDTFVFLHEATTGDGRAILGISVLPLDRPGQSPLLLGVEFLEQLSHHLVARAVAGVLSEGHVLFHRVLAVVTSGNAHMIQAFAANGILGTVLPTALHIPCLVHQLELVMELWPDKLERLVSVLHLLEDTFGRQAALRHRYELFLRERGLALSLPVPSRWTGPEAWLERAVVIAEHLPILMEFVAADEEEGAAMAKLQALLGSGSEELVAEATFAAEHGAVLLSTVQFLHKVGEPLAHRAYGELEALRIAFSYHLDTGFGPNTRNQLALCQPRLASQFREVLACSLARLEHLLSSHPAVPTLKAVRALDPKQVGAVGWSQLQQEQVIPGLAEVAEVEWFRYQRLAQAAPANVSLPQWWEAQTEQLPTLSPLARQYLWLPLCMPKSPFLPGDVLSRAGAEEGFTDESVCLWRMLRYNRNLC